A section of the Malania oleifera isolate guangnan ecotype guangnan chromosome 2, ASM2987363v1, whole genome shotgun sequence genome encodes:
- the LOC131148076 gene encoding uncharacterized protein LOC131148076 has translation MESRENIANVGGSSSEGTGPKAGSDSTNVLRDFAQQLMAEVVRMNRGHNRLAAKLGCSIDQFTRLKPHVFMGSVNPVQAENWIGKIEKILDVLNCTEKQKVDFATFKLPGEVERWWKSIRMLEEHRPIPVAISWAHFRELFFGQYFPTTVRRLLLEGCQGYLAFVKDTPARERELEKIHVV, from the coding sequence ATGGAATCCAGGGAAAATATTGCCAATgttggaggcagtagtagtgagggaaCTGGCCCTAAGGCTGGCAGTGACTCCACGAATGTTCTACGGGATTTTGCTCAGCAGCTAATGGCTGAGGTGGTTCGGATGAATAGGGGGCACAATCGTCTTGCGGCTAAGCTGGGTTGTTCTATTGATCAGTTCACCCGGCTGAAGCCTCATGTTTTCATGGGAAGTGTAAACCCGGTTCAAGCTGAAAATTGGATCGGGAAGATTGAGAAGATACTGGACGTCCTAAACTGCACTGAAAAGCAGAAGGTGGATTTTGCAACTTTTAAGTTGCCAGGCGAAGTAGAAAGATGGTGGAAGTCTATAAGAATGCTTGAGGAGCATCGACCCATTCCAGTGGCGATATCGTGGGCCCATTTTAGAGAGTTGTTCTTTGGACAGTACTTTCCAACCACGGTTAGGAGATTActtttggagggatgccaagggtatctggcatttgtgaaagacacgccggcAAGGGAACGTGAATTGGAAAAGATTCATGTTGTGTGA